A region from the Salifodinibacter halophilus genome encodes:
- a CDS encoding M48 family metalloprotease, whose amino-acid sequence MPNISQITAVLLACALTAGMATNASGAVAGADLPDLGNPSGRAMSADKAQRIGARVIANLHSKGLVLEDPQLVTFIRSIGQRLLSNIETNDQDVQYYVLKLSALNSFALPGGNIGIFTGMISETDNESELAALMAHETAHVVQHHIAREAEQMEGIGWQNLALILAGAIAGASTGNADAIPAAVSGGLTHLMKQRAGYTEAHEYEADRIGIKTLAKADFDPHAMVTLFQKFQRQRQSHSSNEILPTFLNHPLPGTRIAEAAERAVGQPKRKVRTSSIYPLMRERARIMQSSRMDKLRARYKSRIATGEANAANAYGYALTLMRLGKNSQAIDILTPYAQAHPNQAPWQLALASAEKSSGQRQHALKRLRQAKTRFPSNSAVKLAYASTLLAVGKPAAMRDFLLSQNQVLKQWPKAQHLLAKGANRQKRLGEAYYRRAKAYAMRGAYPGAINQLRSALQTAELNSYNKSRLSALRTQFARKCNHTYGTDHCRRAVEHLAKRNSSAG is encoded by the coding sequence GTGCCCAACATCTCGCAAATAACCGCTGTGCTATTGGCTTGCGCGCTTACCGCCGGCATGGCGACAAATGCTAGCGGAGCAGTGGCGGGCGCTGATCTGCCCGATCTCGGCAACCCGAGTGGTCGCGCCATGTCAGCCGACAAAGCCCAACGTATAGGCGCGCGGGTCATCGCCAACCTTCACTCGAAAGGATTGGTTCTGGAAGATCCGCAGCTTGTGACGTTCATCCGGAGCATCGGTCAGCGTTTGCTCAGCAATATCGAGACCAATGATCAGGATGTCCAATACTATGTACTCAAGCTTAGTGCGCTAAACAGTTTCGCACTACCTGGCGGCAACATCGGTATTTTTACCGGCATGATTTCGGAGACCGACAACGAAAGCGAGTTGGCGGCCCTCATGGCACATGAGACGGCTCATGTGGTGCAACATCATATCGCCCGCGAAGCCGAGCAAATGGAGGGCATCGGCTGGCAAAACCTCGCTCTGATTCTTGCCGGCGCCATCGCCGGTGCATCCACGGGTAACGCCGATGCTATTCCAGCAGCGGTCAGCGGTGGCTTGACGCACCTCATGAAACAACGTGCCGGGTACACGGAGGCCCACGAATACGAAGCCGACCGCATTGGTATCAAAACACTGGCTAAGGCGGATTTTGATCCGCACGCGATGGTGACTTTGTTCCAAAAATTCCAACGCCAGCGCCAAAGCCATAGCAGCAACGAAATATTACCGACGTTTTTAAATCATCCGCTGCCGGGTACGCGAATCGCAGAAGCCGCTGAACGAGCCGTTGGTCAGCCGAAACGCAAGGTGCGCACCAGCTCGATCTATCCGTTGATGCGCGAGCGTGCCCGAATCATGCAAAGTTCGAGGATGGACAAGTTAAGAGCTCGCTATAAATCTCGGATCGCGACTGGGGAAGCTAATGCCGCGAATGCCTATGGTTATGCGTTAACGCTCATGCGGCTCGGGAAAAATAGCCAAGCGATCGATATCTTGACGCCCTACGCGCAGGCCCACCCGAACCAAGCACCGTGGCAACTCGCTTTGGCCAGCGCCGAAAAATCCAGCGGGCAGCGTCAGCATGCGCTTAAACGATTGCGGCAAGCCAAGACGCGTTTCCCCAGCAACAGCGCGGTCAAGCTGGCCTATGCGTCAACCTTGTTGGCGGTCGGCAAGCCTGCAGCTATGCGCGACTTCCTATTGTCGCAGAACCAAGTTCTCAAGCAGTGGCCGAAGGCACAACATCTGCTAGCGAAGGGTGCAAACCGTCAGAAGCGCCTTGGCGAGGCCTATTATCGGCGCGCTAAGGCATATGCTATGCGCGGCGCCTATCCCGGTGCCATCAATCAATTACGCTCCGCACTGCAAACCGCGGAGTTAAATAGCTATAACAAGTCCCGACTCAGCGCCCTACGTACGCAATTTGCGCGCAAATGCAACCACACCTATGGCACTGATCATTGTCGCCGGGCCGTCGAACACTTAGCCAAGCGCAACAGCTCAGCCGGTTAA
- a CDS encoding AI-2E family transporter, with the protein MNVIRAWLTRHFSDPQVVALILILVAGLIAILVLGSVLAPVFAAVVLAYLLDKPVEYLVRLRLPRSLSAGMVSVALLVGAGWVLFALLPLLTQQAGQIVQQIPELAAKIQHWISTLPERYPTLITHGQIDAIINSTSFDAGPLRSEILSRSWVVGLGILYTGVYLILVPLMVFFILRDKQRVLRWFGSFVPANSALIRRVWLEVNVQLIYYIRGKAVEILIVWITAYLVFITLGLNYAMLLSWVVGFSVLIPYVGAFSMTLPVMVVAYAQWGMHAHTFYVLLAYIVLQMLDGNLLVPILFSEAVNLHPVAIIVSVLFFGGIWGFWGVFFAIPLATVVHAVIRAWPRQNAESSAADDT; encoded by the coding sequence ATGAACGTAATTCGCGCGTGGTTAACGCGCCATTTTTCCGATCCACAAGTGGTCGCGTTGATACTGATATTGGTCGCGGGCTTGATCGCGATTTTGGTGTTGGGATCCGTATTAGCGCCCGTATTTGCGGCAGTCGTGCTTGCCTATCTGCTTGATAAGCCGGTCGAGTATCTGGTTCGTTTGCGATTGCCGCGCAGCCTTTCGGCGGGAATGGTCTCGGTCGCATTACTTGTCGGTGCAGGTTGGGTGCTGTTTGCATTGCTGCCGTTGCTGACGCAGCAGGCGGGCCAAATCGTTCAGCAGATTCCGGAGCTCGCAGCCAAGATTCAGCATTGGATTTCTACGTTGCCGGAACGCTATCCGACATTGATCACGCATGGTCAGATCGACGCCATCATCAACAGCACGTCCTTTGATGCAGGGCCGCTGCGTAGCGAGATACTTAGTCGCTCGTGGGTGGTTGGACTTGGCATTCTCTACACCGGCGTGTATTTGATCCTGGTGCCGTTGATGGTGTTTTTCATTCTGCGTGATAAACAGCGCGTGCTGCGTTGGTTCGGCAGTTTCGTGCCTGCTAATAGCGCACTGATTCGGCGCGTGTGGTTGGAGGTTAATGTCCAGCTGATCTATTACATCCGAGGCAAGGCGGTGGAAATCCTCATTGTTTGGATCACGGCTTACCTGGTTTTCATTACACTCGGTCTCAACTACGCGATGTTGTTGTCTTGGGTGGTCGGTTTCTCGGTTTTGATCCCGTATGTTGGTGCATTCAGCATGACATTGCCGGTCATGGTTGTTGCTTACGCGCAATGGGGCATGCACGCCCACACGTTTTACGTGCTTCTGGCTTATATCGTGCTACAGATGCTCGACGGTAATCTGCTAGTCCCGATTTTGTTCTCGGAGGCCGTTAATCTGCATCCCGTGGCCATCATCGTCTCGGTACTGTTCTTTGGCGGTATCTGGGGGTTCTGGGGCGTGTTTTTCGCCATCCCACTGGCGACGGTCGTCCACGCCGTCATACGTGCTTGGCCACGGCAGAACGCCGAATCGTCTGCGGCAGACGATACCTAG
- a CDS encoding glycine betaine ABC transporter substrate-binding protein, which translates to MASKNDYEITKRGDTGITRRGLFRWSGAAVGSTLLAGSGIGRAIADTSKTLTIGNIGWVEDVALSHLTKVILEDHFGYQVNVVSKSVDDLFAGVADGSIDTFQDVWLPQTHKPYWQEYGDQIQRLAPWYQGRATLGLTVPDYVQAKSISDLTPYGEQFDHKIVGVEPGAGETRIIKNDVMPGYNLDDYTYEAGSTQHMLKKLDQAISEREPIVVALYRPHWAFNVYNLRYLNDPKNLISNLNDRLYTIVRKGLSSDTPEAYALLESINLSPSQLGQLELAIQSADGPTQGVRNWLAGDRAFGSNKSVNKQLVEPWINAARAAAKK; encoded by the coding sequence ATGGCGTCAAAAAACGATTATGAAATCACCAAGCGTGGCGATACCGGCATAACCCGTCGTGGGCTTTTCCGCTGGAGCGGCGCCGCCGTCGGTAGCACTCTATTGGCTGGTAGTGGCATTGGGCGCGCCATTGCCGACACTTCTAAGACCTTGACGATCGGCAACATTGGCTGGGTCGAAGATGTCGCTCTTAGTCACCTGACCAAAGTCATTCTCGAAGATCATTTCGGATACCAAGTCAATGTCGTCAGCAAAAGCGTTGACGACTTGTTTGCAGGCGTAGCCGATGGTTCGATCGATACGTTTCAAGACGTTTGGCTTCCCCAAACGCACAAACCCTATTGGCAAGAATACGGCGATCAGATTCAACGCTTGGCGCCCTGGTATCAGGGCCGCGCCACGCTCGGCCTGACTGTCCCCGACTATGTACAAGCCAAAAGCATCTCTGATCTGACGCCGTATGGCGAACAATTCGATCACAAGATCGTGGGTGTCGAACCGGGCGCTGGTGAGACACGTATCATCAAAAACGATGTCATGCCGGGCTACAATCTTGACGATTACACGTATGAAGCTGGCTCCACGCAGCATATGCTGAAAAAGCTGGACCAGGCCATCAGTGAGCGTGAACCGATTGTGGTAGCGCTGTATCGTCCACACTGGGCGTTCAACGTCTATAACCTGCGTTATCTAAACGATCCGAAGAACCTGATCAGCAACCTGAACGATCGCCTTTACACGATTGTTCGAAAAGGACTTTCATCCGATACCCCGGAAGCTTACGCGCTTTTGGAATCGATTAACCTGAGCCCATCACAACTCGGGCAGCTGGAGCTAGCGATTCAAAGCGCGGATGGCCCCACGCAAGGTGTTCGTAATTGGCTCGCCGGTGATCGAGCGTTCGGCTCCAACAAGAGCGTCAATAAACAGTTGGTCGAGCCCTGGATCAACGCTGCACGCGCCGCAGCGAAAAAATAA
- a CDS encoding DksA/TraR family C4-type zinc finger protein — translation MASGWAKDGAVQEQIDQTVSDAVETARAQFGSESDSRQTCAECGETIPAPRRQAIPGVMCCVACQAERDEADKGGGSNRRASKDALLR, via the coding sequence ATGGCATCAGGCTGGGCGAAGGACGGCGCCGTACAGGAACAGATCGACCAGACAGTTTCGGACGCGGTCGAAACTGCCCGGGCGCAATTTGGCAGCGAGTCGGATTCGCGGCAGACGTGCGCCGAATGCGGTGAGACGATCCCAGCGCCTCGTCGCCAAGCTATTCCCGGCGTTATGTGTTGTGTCGCCTGTCAGGCCGAGCGTGACGAGGCCGACAAGGGTGGTGGCTCTAATCGTAGAGCGAGTAAAGACGCGCTGCTCAGATAA
- a CDS encoding protease complex subunit PrcB family protein, producing MTSFRLLIVLACIIPLSACALLPRSHWRDMDVIASSDYCGTPSEASGVKYFAKPSTFSTWINERNLSAFDPDMAAKNGVIVAEMGQRATDGYDIQLLPKKTRIENKTLVVAMKWTAPGLNAKVSQALNSRCIAFNPPKGDYDRIKLVDQLGDKRGETAFHRPSKSSRS from the coding sequence ATGACCTCCTTTCGCTTACTGATTGTTCTTGCTTGCATAATCCCGCTGTCTGCATGCGCATTGTTGCCACGCAGCCATTGGCGCGATATGGACGTGATCGCCTCGAGTGATTACTGCGGCACACCGTCCGAAGCCTCGGGGGTGAAATATTTTGCTAAGCCTTCGACTTTCTCGACCTGGATCAACGAACGCAATTTGAGTGCGTTCGATCCGGATATGGCCGCAAAAAACGGCGTGATCGTAGCTGAAATGGGGCAGCGAGCAACTGATGGTTACGACATCCAACTTCTACCGAAAAAGACACGGATCGAGAACAAAACGTTAGTCGTCGCCATGAAATGGACAGCGCCTGGGCTAAACGCCAAAGTCAGTCAGGCGCTGAACTCCCGTTGCATTGCTTTTAATCCACCGAAAGGTGACTACGATCGCATCAAACTGGTTGACCAACTCGGTGATAAACGCGGTGAAACGGCATTTCATCGGCCATCGAAATCAAGTCGCTCGTAG
- the cysC gene encoding adenylyl-sulfate kinase produces the protein MAQENIVRHESRVDRQQREARNQHYGLTIWFTGLSGSGKSTLSVALEERLATMGCRTYRLDGDNVRTGLCRDLTFSPNDRIENIRRIGEVAGLFRDAGIINLTAFISPYRQDREMARALADEGDFVEVFVDAPLDVCETRDPKGLYAKARAGNIPNFTGISAPYEPPEEPELTVHTDANTLGECVDQLVDYLLTQGYIEASLSQDASAGANA, from the coding sequence ATGGCCCAGGAAAATATTGTCAGGCACGAGTCCCGCGTGGATCGGCAGCAGCGCGAGGCTCGCAATCAGCACTATGGTTTGACGATATGGTTTACCGGGTTGTCCGGCTCCGGTAAGTCAACATTGTCCGTGGCGTTGGAAGAGCGCCTGGCGACCATGGGGTGTCGCACGTATCGTCTCGACGGCGACAATGTGCGGACCGGGTTATGCCGTGATCTGACGTTCTCACCCAACGACCGCATCGAAAACATCCGCCGTATCGGGGAGGTTGCCGGGCTTTTCAGAGATGCTGGCATCATTAACCTCACGGCGTTTATTTCACCGTATCGCCAGGATCGAGAAATGGCCCGCGCATTGGCCGACGAGGGCGACTTCGTCGAAGTGTTTGTCGATGCGCCGCTGGACGTGTGTGAAACGCGCGATCCAAAGGGTTTGTACGCTAAGGCCCGGGCCGGCAATATTCCGAACTTCACGGGCATTAGCGCGCCGTATGAGCCACCGGAAGAGCCAGAGCTGACAGTGCACACCGATGCGAACACGCTTGGCGAGTGTGTTGATCAACTTGTCGATTACCTGCTGACACAAGGCTATATAGAAGCGAGCCTGAGCCAAGATGCGTCGGCGGGCGCCAACGCTTAA